In Helicobacter pylori, a single genomic region encodes these proteins:
- a CDS encoding YjgP/YjgQ family permease, whose product MRLFRFVGWYYFKYFLIVLLALELFFVGIDSLKYADKMPDSANMIILFFTYDILFALNYTLPISLLLAMVLFYIAFIKSNQYTALLSIGFSKCQILSPIFLISLFFTAVYVGLNATPFVYMEEKTQNLIYKDNSLSVSEHLLVKYNDDYVYFDKINPLLQKAQNIKVFRLKDKTLESYAEAKEAFFEDKYWILHDTTIYEMPLNFELGANALSTTRLETFKTLKNFRPKVLDTIYQNKPAVSITDALLSLHALVRQNADTKKVRSFLYVFAILPFFVPFLSVLIAYFSPSLARYENLALLGLKFIIITLVVWGLFFALGKFSISGILIPEIGVLSPFFVFLALSLWYFKKLNKRL is encoded by the coding sequence GTGCGTTTGTTTAGATTTGTGGGGTGGTATTATTTCAAATACTTTTTAATCGTGCTTTTGGCTTTGGAATTGTTTTTTGTAGGCATTGACAGCCTGAAATACGCCGATAAAATGCCTGATTCTGCGAACATGATCATTTTATTTTTCACCTATGATATTTTATTTGCGCTCAATTACACCTTGCCCATTTCCTTGCTTTTGGCGATGGTTTTATTTTACATCGCCTTCATTAAATCCAACCAATACACCGCCCTGCTCTCTATTGGATTTTCCAAATGCCAGATTTTAAGCCCTATTTTTTTGATTAGCTTGTTTTTCACGGCTGTTTATGTGGGGTTGAACGCGACTCCTTTTGTGTATATGGAAGAAAAAACGCAAAATTTAATTTATAAAGACAATTCTTTGAGCGTCTCAGAGCATTTGTTAGTGAAATACAACGATGATTATGTGTATTTTGATAAGATTAATCCCTTATTGCAAAAAGCCCAAAATATCAAGGTTTTTCGCCTAAAAGATAAGACTTTGGAATCTTATGCTGAAGCTAAAGAAGCTTTTTTTGAAGACAAGTATTGGATTTTGCATGACACTACTATCTATGAGATGCCCTTAAATTTTGAACTGGGCGCAAACGCTTTAAGCACCACGCGTTTAGAAACCTTTAAAACGCTCAAAAATTTCCGTCCTAAAGTTTTAGACACCATTTATCAAAACAAGCCTGCGGTTTCTATCACAGACGCTCTTTTATCCTTGCATGCTTTAGTGCGCCAAAATGCGGACACGAAAAAAGTGCGCTCGTTTTTGTATGTGTTTGCGATTTTGCCCTTTTTTGTGCCGTTTTTAAGCGTTTTAATCGCTTATTTTTCACCCAGTCTCGCCCGCTATGAAAACCTGGCTCTTTTAGGGCTAAAGTTTATCATTATCACGCTCGTTGTTTGGGGGCTATTCTTTGCTTTAGGGAAGTTCAGCATTTCAGGGATACTCATTCCTGAAATAGGCGTGCTATCGCCCTTTTTCGTATTCTTAGCCCTCAGTCTTTGGTATTTTAAAAAGCTTAATAAGAGGTTGTAA
- a CDS encoding outer membrane protein, producing MVFNFMTKKKNRMQDCKMVGKNFNRKESVLIAQSLDISKKGSVILGALLSSLWLTNLLNAHEKNGAFVGISLEVGRADQKTNAYKNGELFQVPFGDVSANDNGKVPDGQTGGCQPASGTPGTPGYTKANCVVNWTSRTMLSTNKDIPGRNQPMYGLGVMTGYKHFVGKKRWFGLRYYGFFDYGHTNFSNSRAANAISPFYLSDQKADMYTYGFGTDMLFNVIDKPKATAGFFLGVNFAGNTWTNNRVGYFKDGYVYGVNTDADAYMTNADGTITCGDTTPASCDVGINPNSVYTTGRLNAKVNHTIFQFLVNVGIRTNIFEHHGIEFGIKIPTLPNYFFKGSTTIRAKKQGPLENGNPTTITGAETNFSLTQTLRRQYSMYLRYVYTF from the coding sequence GTGGTGTTCAATTTTATGACAAAGAAGAAAAATAGAATGCAAGATTGCAAAATGGTTGGTAAAAATTTTAATCGTAAGGAATCTGTTTTGATAGCTCAATCTTTAGATATTTCTAAAAAAGGCTCGGTAATTTTAGGCGCTCTTTTGAGTTCGTTATGGCTGACAAACCTCTTAAATGCCCATGAAAAGAATGGCGCGTTTGTGGGGATTAGCTTGGAAGTGGGTAGGGCTGATCAAAAGACCAACGCTTATAAAAACGGCGAGTTGTTTCAAGTGCCTTTTGGCGATGTTTCAGCCAATGATAATGGTAAAGTCCCTGACGGGCAGACCGGTGGCTGTCAGCCAGCTTCAGGGACGCCAGGAACGCCAGGCTATACTAAAGCTAATTGCGTGGTCAATTGGACTTCTCGCACCATGCTTAGCACCAATAAGGACATTCCTGGCCGTAACCAGCCGATGTATGGGCTAGGCGTGATGACAGGGTATAAGCATTTTGTGGGTAAAAAAAGGTGGTTTGGGCTGCGCTATTATGGCTTTTTTGATTACGGGCATACCAATTTTTCTAACTCTAGGGCCGCTAACGCCATATCGCCCTTTTATTTGAGCGATCAAAAAGCGGACATGTATACTTATGGTTTTGGCACAGACATGCTTTTTAACGTTATAGACAAGCCTAAGGCCACGGCCGGGTTTTTTCTAGGCGTGAATTTTGCGGGTAACACTTGGACTAATAATCGTGTGGGGTATTTTAAGGACGGGTATGTTTATGGCGTCAATACGGACGCTGACGCTTACATGACTAACGCTGATGGCACAATCACTTGCGGGGACACGACGCCGGCGAGTTGTGATGTGGGGATTAACCCTAATAGCGTCTATACCACAGGAAGATTAAATGCTAAGGTGAATCACACGATTTTCCAATTTTTAGTGAATGTGGGCATTAGAACCAATATTTTTGAACACCATGGCATTGAATTTGGTATCAAAATCCCCACGCTCCCTAATTACTTTTTCAAAGGCTCTACTACCATAAGAGCGAAAAAACAAGGCCCGCTAGAGAATGGGAACCCGACCACTATCACCGGAGCAGAAACCAATTTCAGCTTAACCCAAACCTTACGCCGTCAGTATTCTATGTATTTGCGTTATGTTTATACTTTTTAA
- a CDS encoding 50S ribosomal protein L25 translates to MLEGVIRESITKANAKALKKDGYLIANVYGKGIENVNGAFKLNPFIKYLKEKKHLIFPVKLGDKTFEVVVQEYQKNPVTNELIHVDLLAVTKGVKSKFKVPVKHQGTPVGLKNKGILMLSKKRISVECAPEHLPDHYLVDVAPLDVNESILVRDLEKHENVKILDHDSIAVIGVIKAK, encoded by the coding sequence ATGTTAGAAGGCGTTATTAGAGAGAGTATTACTAAAGCTAACGCTAAAGCTTTAAAAAAAGATGGCTATCTAATCGCAAATGTTTATGGAAAGGGCATTGAAAACGTGAATGGCGCGTTCAAATTAAACCCTTTCATTAAATACCTTAAGGAAAAAAAGCATTTGATTTTCCCGGTGAAATTAGGGGATAAGACTTTTGAAGTCGTGGTTCAAGAATACCAAAAAAACCCCGTTACTAACGAGCTTATCCATGTGGATTTACTCGCTGTTACTAAGGGCGTGAAGTCCAAATTTAAAGTCCCCGTCAAACACCAAGGCACTCCAGTGGGCTTGAAAAATAAAGGGATTTTGATGCTCTCTAAAAAGCGTATCAGCGTGGAATGCGCTCCAGAGCATTTGCCCGATCACTACTTAGTAGATGTAGCCCCTTTAGACGTGAATGAGTCTATTTTGGTGCGCGATTTAGAAAAACACGAGAATGTGAAGATCTTAGATCATGATTCTATCGCTGTGATCGGTGTGATTAAAGCGAAGTGA
- a CDS encoding restriction endonuclease has translation MSSVQILSNLNYPKVITEGLRNSLSTHIAVAFLKYSGVEVIQDALIDSLEKGAEFEIIVGLDFKTTDSKSIRFLLDLNKTYKKLRFYCYGDKENNKTDIVFHPKIYMFDNGKEKTSIIGSTNLTKGGLENNFEVNTIFTEKKPLYYTQLNAIYNSIKYADSLFTPNEEYLESYDEVFSAIIKNEQKVSKDKSIQEKIKEIEKQEKLLPGTIPSIKAMIVEFIFACEKKGVKQVALQDIYQALEERIKKKSGDTNTKAILLKIALGANSTTIKKIAIQNKV, from the coding sequence GTGAGTTCTGTTCAAATCCTATCTAATCTCAATTATCCCAAAGTGATTACTGAAGGGCTAAGAAATTCTTTAAGCACTCATATTGCAGTTGCTTTTTTAAAATACAGTGGGGTTGAAGTGATTCAAGATGCTTTGATTGATTCTTTAGAAAAGGGGGCAGAATTTGAGATTATTGTAGGACTTGATTTTAAAACAACCGACTCAAAATCCATACGATTTTTGCTAGACTTAAATAAAACTTATAAAAAATTAAGATTTTATTGCTACGGCGACAAAGAAAACAATAAAACAGATATTGTCTTCCACCCTAAAATTTATATGTTTGACAATGGAAAAGAAAAGACTTCCATTATAGGCAGCACCAACTTAACCAAAGGGGGGTTGGAGAATAATTTTGAAGTCAATACCATTTTTACAGAAAAGAAACCCTTATATTACACGCAGTTAAACGCTATTTATAATTCTATAAAATATGCAGATAGTCTGTTCACTCCTAATGAAGAGTATTTAGAAAGCTATGATGAAGTTTTTAGTGCCATTATTAAAAATGAACAAAAAGTCTCAAAAGATAAAAGCATTCAAGAAAAGATTAAAGAGATTGAAAAACAAGAAAAATTGCTTCCTGGAACTATCCCCTCTATCAAGGCAATGATAGTAGAATTTATTTTCGCTTGTGAGAAAAAAGGCGTTAAACAAGTAGCATTACAAGATATTTATCAGGCATTAGAAGAGAGAATAAAAAAGAAGAGTGGGGATACAAATACAAAAGCGATACTTTTAAAAATAGCATTAGGGGCGAACTCAACCACCATCAAAAAGATAGCCATTCAAAACAAAGTTTAG
- a CDS encoding heavy metal translocating P-type ATPase codes for MKCSHCQLEFKESELFKEVIHHKELYFCCTGCARVYALLLDLNLESFYDKLNDSTLAPVTPQDSMSTLELEQALEENNKSDFILNLLLEKTHCNACLWLNQKVLERLKGVKKVSVNFTTHHLQIVFDKSLNPKEIIQKIESLGYGAKIYNAKNYALKAQKEQRSYLLTLSVGFFATMNLMFIAIAKYASYGSTSYGSGMDKLMQRNLDLVSLFLSLLVLVVVGRFFIKGAFYGLKNGVLGMDLSVSFGALSAFVYSIYAMLVSQETYFEASSTILTLVFGSKFLELKARLFANEKCLALESHEIHSVIVVEKDKQIEKHPKDVAIGSVVWVPSGAKIALDGVLLNNASVDASLISGEFKPLELEVNDPILGGYVNVGVPFSYQVSATFQNSRLSSLLETLKKSFLEKPLIESSANQIADIFSKAVLFLAFVSFLLWQFGLGGNFEKALMVCISVLVISCPCAFALATPIALVIGVFKNPLIVFKEALFLETLAKVKKIFIDKTGTLTQKEVLLKEKIIHEEFDERLLKSLLKTREHLAHSTILKTLNGDEVSLEKIEFFAHGLKANYQNETLLVGSLKFLKSMGVDLKVKESANIMVGFAKNKTLCALFILEERLKTNAKEVIQTLQNQGLELEILSGDNESSVKECAKKLGISKYHANLTPEDKAQIVSSYQGVCAMIGDGNNDALALKQASVSLGFEKSALSKSACDILLLEEDLSLLEKAFDNAQKVYQVVLQNIVLSLIYNAILIPVAMLGYINPLIASLSMSASSLLVVLNSLRLKRS; via the coding sequence ATGAAATGTTCGCATTGCCAGTTGGAGTTTAAAGAAAGTGAGCTTTTTAAAGAGGTGATCCATCACAAGGAATTGTATTTTTGCTGCACGGGGTGCGCTAGGGTGTATGCGTTATTGTTAGATTTGAATTTAGAGAGCTTTTATGACAAATTAAACGATTCCACTTTAGCCCCCGTAACGCCCCAAGATTCAATGAGCACTTTGGAATTAGAACAAGCCCTTGAAGAAAACAATAAAAGCGATTTTATCCTTAATCTTTTGCTAGAGAAAACGCATTGCAACGCTTGCTTGTGGCTCAATCAAAAGGTTTTAGAGCGCTTAAAGGGGGTTAAAAAAGTGAGCGTGAATTTCACCACCCACCATTTACAAATCGTGTTTGACAAGTCTTTAAACCCTAAAGAGATTATTCAAAAAATTGAGAGTTTGGGTTATGGGGCTAAAATTTATAACGCAAAAAATTACGCTCTAAAAGCCCAAAAAGAGCAGCGCTCCTACTTGCTCACTTTGAGCGTGGGGTTTTTTGCCACCATGAATTTGATGTTTATTGCCATTGCCAAATATGCGAGTTATGGTAGCACGAGTTATGGTAGCGGCATGGATAAGCTTATGCAAAGGAATTTGGATCTCGTATCGCTCTTTTTAAGCTTGTTGGTGCTAGTGGTGGTGGGGCGTTTTTTCATTAAGGGGGCGTTTTACGGGCTAAAAAATGGCGTTTTGGGCATGGATTTGAGCGTGTCTTTTGGAGCGTTATCGGCGTTTGTTTATTCCATTTATGCGATGTTGGTGTCTCAAGAGACTTATTTTGAAGCGAGCAGCACGATTTTAACGCTTGTTTTTGGCTCTAAGTTTTTGGAATTAAAAGCTAGGCTGTTTGCGAATGAAAAATGCCTGGCCCTAGAATCGCATGAAATCCATAGCGTGATTGTTGTAGAAAAGGACAAACAAATAGAAAAACACCCTAAAGATGTGGCGATAGGCTCTGTTGTTTGGGTGCCAAGCGGGGCTAAAATCGCTTTAGATGGCGTGCTTTTAAATAACGCGAGCGTGGATGCGTCTTTGATCAGTGGGGAGTTTAAGCCTTTGGAATTGGAGGTTAATGATCCAATTTTAGGGGGTTATGTGAATGTGGGCGTGCCTTTTAGCTATCAAGTGAGCGCGACTTTTCAAAACTCACGCCTTTCTAGTTTGCTAGAAACTTTAAAAAAGAGTTTTTTAGAAAAGCCCTTAATTGAGAGCAGCGCGAATCAAATTGCGGATATTTTTTCTAAAGCGGTGTTGTTTTTAGCCTTTGTGAGCTTTTTATTGTGGCAATTTGGTTTGGGGGGTAATTTTGAAAAAGCCTTAATGGTGTGTATTAGCGTGTTGGTCATCAGCTGCCCTTGCGCGTTCGCTTTAGCTACGCCCATTGCGCTAGTGATAGGGGTGTTTAAAAACCCTTTGATCGTGTTTAAAGAAGCGTTGTTTTTAGAAACTCTGGCTAAAGTGAAAAAAATCTTTATAGACAAAACCGGCACGCTCACGCAAAAAGAAGTCCTTTTAAAAGAAAAAATCATTCATGAAGAATTTGATGAAAGGCTTTTAAAGAGCCTTTTAAAAACCAGGGAGCATTTAGCCCATAGCACGATCCTTAAAACTCTAAATGGCGATGAGGTCAGTTTAGAAAAGATAGAGTTTTTCGCTCATGGCTTAAAAGCGAATTATCAAAACGAAACTTTGCTAGTGGGGAGTTTGAAATTTTTAAAATCCATGGGGGTTGATTTAAAGGTTAAAGAGAGCGCTAATATCATGGTAGGTTTTGCGAAAAACAAGACCTTATGCGCGTTATTCATTTTAGAAGAGCGTTTGAAAACTAACGCTAAAGAAGTCATTCAAACTCTACAAAATCAAGGCTTGGAATTAGAGATTTTAAGCGGGGATAATGAAAGCTCGGTTAAGGAGTGCGCGAAAAAATTAGGGATTTCTAAGTATCATGCCAATCTGACCCCTGAAGATAAGGCTCAAATCGTCAGTTCTTATCAGGGCGTTTGCGCGATGATAGGCGATGGCAATAATGACGCGCTAGCCTTAAAACAAGCGAGCGTTTCTTTGGGGTTTGAAAAAAGCGCTTTGAGTAAAAGCGCATGCGATATTTTGCTTTTAGAAGAGGATTTGAGTTTGCTAGAAAAAGCGTTTGATAACGCTCAAAAAGTCTATCAAGTGGTGTTGCAAAACATTGTTTTGAGTTTGATTTATAACGCTATTTTAATCCCAGTCGCTATGCTAGGATACATCAACCCTTTAATAGCGAGTTTGAGCATGAGTGCTAGTTCGCTCTTGGTGGTTTTAAATTCTTTGAGGTTGAAACGCTCTTAA
- a CDS encoding tRNA1(Val) (adenine(37)-N6)-methyltransferase, with product MDRKLLRLYQPLNAYSYNSDSLFLYDFSRPFIKNSGAILDIGSGCGVLGLLCARDNPLASVHLVEKDNKMAFCSQKNALKFPNAQVFESDFLDFNPPILYDAIVCNPPFYALGSIKSQIKGHARHQSELDFASLVAKVKKCLKPKGYFIFCYEALSLCLVIESLKSTKLTLETLRFVQSFKDKNAHLMLGAARNNSKSALKVLPPLITHHSKNQSDNTKEVLSIYQTCNTYSIKALLN from the coding sequence ATGGATAGAAAACTCTTAAGATTATACCAGCCCTTAAACGCTTATTCTTACAATAGCGATTCGCTTTTTTTATACGATTTTTCACGCCCTTTTATCAAAAATAGCGGCGCGATTTTGGACATAGGCTCAGGGTGTGGGGTTCTAGGCTTGCTCTGCGCTAGAGACAACCCGCTAGCGAGCGTTCATTTAGTGGAAAAGGATAACAAAATGGCGTTTTGCTCCCAAAAAAACGCCCTTAAATTCCCTAACGCTCAAGTGTTTGAAAGCGATTTTTTAGATTTTAACCCTCCGATTTTGTATGATGCGATTGTGTGCAACCCTCCTTTTTATGCTTTAGGCTCTATTAAATCTCAAATTAAAGGGCATGCGAGGCACCAGAGCGAATTAGACTTCGCTTCTTTAGTGGCTAAAGTGAAAAAATGCTTAAAACCTAAAGGGTATTTTATTTTTTGCTATGAAGCCTTGTCGCTTTGCTTGGTCATAGAGAGTTTAAAAAGCACTAAACTCACGCTAGAAACTTTAAGGTTTGTTCAAAGTTTTAAAGACAAAAACGCCCATTTGATGCTTGGAGCGGCTAGGAATAATTCCAAAAGCGCTCTAAAAGTTTTGCCCCCTTTAATCACGCACCATTCCAAAAACCAAAGCGACAACACCAAAGAAGTTCTAAGCATCTATCAAACCTGTAACACTTATTCTATCAAAGCGCTTCTGAATTAG
- the tal gene encoding transaldolase codes for MQEFSLWCDFIERDFLENNFLKLINKGAICGATSNPSLFCEAITKSAFYKDEIAKLKGKKAKEIYETLALKDILQASSALMPLYEKDPNNGYISLEIDPFLEDDAAKSIDEAKRLFKTLNRPNVMIKVPASESALEVISALTKASIPVNVTLVFSPKIAGEIAQILAKEAQKRAVISVFVSRFDKEIDPLVPKNLQAQSGIMNATECYYQISQHANKLISTLFASTGVKSNSLAKDYYIKALCFKNSINTAPLEALNAYLLDPNTEYQTPLKITEIEAFKKELKNQNIDLENTAQKLLKEGLIAFKQSFEKLLSSF; via the coding sequence ATGCAAGAATTCAGTTTGTGGTGCGATTTTATAGAAAGGGATTTTTTAGAAAACAACTTTTTAAAGCTCATCAATAAGGGGGCTATTTGCGGGGCGACGAGTAACCCCAGTTTGTTTTGTGAAGCGATCACAAAAAGCGCGTTTTATAAAGATGAAATCGCTAAACTCAAAGGCAAAAAAGCTAAAGAAATTTATGAAACTTTGGCGTTAAAGGATATTTTACAAGCCTCTAGCGCGTTAATGCCTTTATATGAAAAAGACCCTAACAACGGCTACATTAGCCTAGAAATTGACCCTTTTTTAGAAGATGATGCCGCTAAAAGCATTGATGAAGCCAAGCGGTTATTCAAAACATTAAACCGCCCTAATGTGATGATTAAAGTCCCGGCGAGCGAAAGCGCTCTTGAAGTCATTAGCGCTTTAACTAAAGCTTCTATTCCTGTTAATGTAACTTTAGTCTTTTCGCCTAAAATTGCCGGTGAAATCGCTCAAATCTTAGCCAAAGAAGCGCAAAAAAGAGCGGTCATTAGCGTGTTTGTCTCACGATTTGACAAAGAAATAGACCCTTTAGTGCCAAAAAACTTGCAAGCTCAAAGCGGGATTATGAACGCTACGGAGTGCTATTATCAAATCAGTCAGCATGCCAATAAGCTAATAAGCACCCTTTTTGCATCCACCGGCGTTAAATCTAATTCTTTAGCTAAAGATTATTACATTAAAGCGCTGTGTTTTAAAAACTCTATCAACACAGCCCCATTAGAGGCTTTAAACGCTTATTTGCTTGACCCAAACACCGAGTATCAAACCCCTTTAAAAATCACAGAAATTGAAGCGTTTAAAAAAGAATTGAAAAACCAAAACATTGATTTAGAAAACACCGCCCAAAAACTCCTTAAAGAAGGCTTGATAGCGTTCAAACAATCCTTTGAAAAGCTTTTAAGCAGTTTTTGA